In Nonomuraea sp. NBC_00507, the following are encoded in one genomic region:
- a CDS encoding DUF4350 domain-containing protein, translating into MSVIMRQTVAPGGPQAGTAPGGSEPTSPTARSIWTAGRMIVLLGAVLILAAVVGVLITPSQGPSRPFDPTDTSVAGSKALAELLRSRGVKVDRVDSVQAAADLTARGGNRLLLITDTTYFDEHALSRIPGDRLIAGDVFGLQALAPGVRTRPEAARPRSREPQCQLPAARLAGSAYMGGVVFDAPAGGTGCYPASGGGHTLVSYPNAGGVTTVVGDGSFMTNRRLAEDGNAALALNLIGTGRPVTWLIRPERPPATELPGERGQSMYDLMPDNIRWTIYMAIIAVGVTALWRGRRLGPVVAERLPVIVRAAETVEGRGRLYRARRARQRAAESLRAGTIDRLTPRLGLTSGAGPQEVVAALAARTRQDSHQVGAALYGPPPADDAALVALAGYLDFIERQVSEL; encoded by the coding sequence GTGAGCGTGATCATGCGTCAGACGGTGGCGCCCGGCGGGCCGCAGGCCGGCACCGCGCCCGGCGGGTCAGAACCCACCTCCCCCACCGCCCGCTCCATCTGGACCGCCGGCCGCATGATCGTGCTGCTCGGCGCCGTTCTCATCCTGGCGGCGGTGGTAGGAGTCCTGATCACCCCATCCCAGGGCCCGTCCCGCCCCTTCGACCCCACGGACACCTCCGTGGCCGGCTCCAAGGCGCTCGCCGAGCTCCTGCGCTCGCGCGGCGTCAAGGTGGACAGGGTCGACTCCGTGCAGGCGGCGGCCGACCTGACCGCACGGGGCGGCAACCGCCTGCTCCTGATCACGGACACGACGTACTTCGACGAACACGCCCTGTCCAGGATCCCGGGCGACCGCCTGATCGCCGGCGACGTCTTCGGCCTCCAGGCCCTCGCCCCCGGCGTACGCACCCGCCCGGAAGCGGCCCGCCCCCGCTCCCGCGAGCCGCAGTGCCAGTTGCCCGCGGCCAGGCTGGCGGGCAGCGCGTACATGGGCGGCGTGGTGTTCGACGCCCCGGCGGGCGGCACCGGCTGCTACCCAGCGTCCGGCGGCGGACACACGCTGGTCAGCTACCCGAACGCGGGTGGCGTCACGACGGTCGTCGGCGACGGCTCGTTCATGACGAACCGTCGGCTGGCCGAGGACGGCAACGCGGCGCTCGCCCTCAACCTGATCGGCACCGGCCGCCCCGTCACCTGGCTGATCCGCCCCGAGCGCCCACCGGCGACGGAGCTGCCCGGCGAGCGCGGCCAGTCGATGTACGACCTGATGCCCGACAACATCCGCTGGACCATCTACATGGCGATCATCGCCGTGGGCGTCACCGCGCTCTGGCGGGGCAGGCGTCTGGGCCCGGTGGTGGCCGAGCGGCTGCCGGTCATCGTACGGGCGGCCGAGACGGTCGAGGGCCGTGGCCGCCTCTACCGGGCCAGACGCGCCAGGCAACGCGCCGCCGAATCGCTGCGCGCGGGCACGATCGACCGCCTGACCCCCAGGCTGGGCCTCACGTCCGGCGCGGGCCCGCAGGAGGTCGTCGCGGCGCTCGCCGCCCGTACCCGGCAGGACTCCCACCAGGTCGGCGCGGCACTGTACGGACCACCCCCGGCCGACGACGCCGCCCTCGTGGCCCTGGCCGGATACTTGGACTTCATCGAAAGGCAGGTCAGTGAACTCTGA
- a CDS encoding DUF58 domain-containing protein encodes MALTGRAGLVAALGIVVVLLAPQPGPALAGVCLLLAAAIVVDLVFAGAVRPLRFHRSGDTLVRLGQRATVELIVENPGGRRVRGVLRDAWPPSANATPRVATLDVPKGERRKIVVTLDPTRRGDRSSVAVTVRSLGPLGLAARQGSHRSPWTVRVLPPFLSRKHLPSRLARLRELEGQHPALVRGQGTEFDSLREYVVGDDVRSIDWRATARRHDVVVRTWRPERDRRVLIVLDTGRTSAGRVGDAPIPMAGAAAGGGGLLVRPDPRPAGARPGWPRLDWSMDAALLLAALAARAGDQVDFLAYDRAVRAWVAGASRTELLSSLVNVMAPIEAELIEADSQGMVAAILSRAKRRCLVVLLTDLNSAALDEGLMPVLPQLSSRHLVLVAGVSDPRVAAMAARRGSAEDVYDAAAAEHSQLERRRITARLRRHGVEVVDAPPEDIAPALADAYLALKAAGRL; translated from the coding sequence ATGGCTCTGACGGGACGTGCCGGACTGGTCGCGGCGCTCGGGATCGTGGTGGTGTTGCTCGCGCCCCAGCCCGGCCCCGCGCTCGCGGGCGTGTGCCTGCTGCTGGCCGCCGCGATCGTCGTGGACCTGGTGTTCGCGGGGGCTGTGCGGCCGTTGCGGTTCCACCGCTCCGGCGACACGCTCGTACGCCTGGGCCAGCGGGCCACGGTCGAGCTGATCGTGGAGAACCCGGGCGGCAGGCGGGTACGCGGCGTGCTGAGGGACGCCTGGCCGCCTTCCGCGAACGCCACCCCGCGGGTCGCCACGCTGGACGTCCCCAAAGGCGAGCGCCGCAAGATCGTCGTGACGCTGGACCCGACCAGGCGCGGCGACCGGTCGTCGGTGGCGGTCACGGTGCGTTCCCTGGGCCCGCTCGGCCTCGCCGCCCGCCAGGGCAGTCATCGGTCGCCGTGGACGGTGCGGGTGCTGCCGCCGTTCCTGTCGCGCAAGCATCTGCCCTCGCGGCTGGCCAGGCTCCGGGAGCTGGAGGGCCAGCACCCGGCGCTGGTACGCGGGCAGGGCACCGAGTTCGACTCGCTGCGCGAGTACGTGGTCGGCGATGACGTGCGCTCCATCGACTGGCGGGCCACCGCGCGCCGCCACGACGTGGTCGTGCGCACCTGGCGCCCGGAACGCGACCGCCGCGTGCTGATCGTGCTCGACACCGGCCGCACCTCGGCGGGCCGGGTGGGCGACGCACCGATCCCCATGGCCGGCGCGGCGGCGGGCGGCGGCGGGCTGCTGGTCAGGCCGGATCCGCGGCCCGCAGGCGCTCGGCCGGGCTGGCCGCGGCTCGACTGGTCGATGGACGCGGCACTGCTGCTGGCCGCGCTCGCCGCCAGGGCCGGCGACCAGGTGGACTTCCTGGCCTACGACCGGGCCGTACGCGCCTGGGTGGCCGGGGCGTCCCGGACGGAGCTACTGTCGTCGCTGGTCAACGTGATGGCGCCGATCGAGGCCGAGCTGATCGAGGCCGACTCGCAGGGCATGGTGGCGGCCATTCTGTCGCGGGCCAAGCGGCGCTGCCTGGTGGTGCTGCTGACGGACCTGAACTCGGCGGCCCTGGACGAGGGGCTGATGCCGGTGCTGCCGCAGTTGTCGTCGCGCCATCTGGTGCTGGTGGCCGGGGTGTCCGATCCGCGGGTGGCGGCGATGGCGGCCCGCCGGGGATCGGCCGAGGACGTGTACGACGCGGCGGCGGCCGAGCACAGCCAGCTCGAACGCCGGCGCATCACAGCCCGGCTGCGGCGGCACGGGGTGGAGGTCGTGGACGCGCCGCCGGAGGACATCGCGCCAGCCCTCGCGGACGCGTACCTGGCGCTGAAGGCCGCCGGACGGCTGTAG
- a CDS encoding stage II sporulation protein M, giving the protein MDIDAFIAAHRQAWDRLDHLVKHRSSLTGAEVDELVDLYQRVATHLSIVRSSAGDPMLTGRLSALVARARSAVTGAHTPAWRELVRFFTVSFPVVAYRARWWWLASALAFVAVSWVMGAWVAGNPDVQASIYTEDEITQLVEHDFADYYSENPAASFASAVWINNAWVSALMIIYSVLLGLPIPYALYANAENVGVAGGLMASRDKLDIFFGLIMPHGLLELTAVFLAAAVGMRLGWTAIDPGPRRRVDALAEQGRAVMSVALGLVVVLFVSGLIEAFVTPSGLPTWARVGIGVLAEAIFLTYVIVFGRRALRENETGDLERAPDVAPTA; this is encoded by the coding sequence GTGGACATCGACGCGTTCATCGCAGCACACCGCCAGGCCTGGGACAGGCTCGACCACCTGGTCAAGCACCGCTCGTCGCTGACCGGCGCCGAGGTGGACGAGTTGGTCGACCTCTACCAGCGGGTGGCGACGCACCTGTCCATCGTCCGCTCCTCCGCCGGCGACCCGATGCTGACCGGCCGGCTGTCCGCGCTGGTGGCCAGGGCCAGGTCGGCGGTGACCGGCGCGCACACGCCCGCGTGGCGGGAGCTGGTGAGGTTCTTCACGGTGTCGTTCCCCGTGGTGGCCTACCGGGCGCGGTGGTGGTGGCTGGCGAGCGCGCTGGCGTTCGTGGCGGTCTCCTGGGTGATGGGCGCGTGGGTGGCGGGCAATCCCGACGTCCAGGCGTCGATCTACACCGAGGACGAGATCACCCAGCTGGTCGAGCACGACTTCGCCGACTACTACTCGGAGAACCCGGCCGCGTCCTTCGCCAGCGCGGTGTGGATCAACAACGCGTGGGTCTCCGCATTGATGATCATCTACTCGGTCCTCCTGGGATTGCCGATCCCGTACGCGCTTTACGCGAACGCCGAGAATGTCGGCGTCGCCGGCGGTCTCATGGCCTCCAGGGACAAGCTGGACATCTTCTTCGGGCTGATCATGCCGCACGGCCTGCTGGAGCTGACCGCCGTGTTCCTGGCTGCGGCCGTGGGCATGCGCCTGGGCTGGACGGCGATCGACCCCGGGCCGCGGCGGCGGGTGGACGCGCTGGCCGAGCAGGGCCGGGCGGTGATGAGCGTGGCGCTCGGGCTGGTCGTGGTGCTGTTCGTGTCGGGGCTGATCGAGGCGTTCGTGACCCCGTCGGGGCTGCCCACGTGGGCGCGGGTCGGCATCGGGGTGCTCGCGGAGGCGATTTTCCTGACGTACGTGATCGTCTTCGGCCGCCGGGCCCTGCGGGAGAACGAGACCGGCGACCTCGAACGCGCCCCCGACGTCGCCCCCACCGCCTGA
- a CDS encoding RDD family protein produces the protein MSEVVTGDAVVVEVRIAQMPSRAVAIIIDMAVQLTVLVGVYALLGAFAFISDTAMLTAVMIALVVLVMVGYPVLFESLSRGRSLGKLALGLRVVSDDGSPERFRQALFRGLAGMVEFWLLYGAPALISSLVSQRGKRLGDIFAGTIVISERAPRDRGQMIVMPPPLASWAARLELSQLPDEVVQAARQYLSRWHDLSPQVQHEMGVRIATQVAASVSPAAPPGVPPHAYLSAVLAERRRREETRLAQRAGAASANGVPQPGPYQTPQPGPYQGARPAAYPQPDPYGQPGGPYGQPGPSGQPGGPYGQPGPSGQPGPYAQPRPPAPAPEPPKATPGGFAPPQ, from the coding sequence ATGTCAGAGGTTGTGACCGGCGACGCCGTCGTCGTCGAGGTGCGCATCGCGCAGATGCCCTCCCGCGCGGTGGCGATCATCATCGACATGGCCGTGCAGCTGACCGTGCTGGTGGGCGTGTACGCGCTCTTAGGCGCATTCGCCTTCATCTCGGACACGGCCATGCTCACAGCCGTCATGATCGCGCTGGTGGTGCTGGTGATGGTGGGTTATCCCGTGCTGTTCGAGTCGCTCAGCAGGGGACGCAGCCTCGGCAAGCTGGCGCTCGGACTGCGCGTGGTCAGCGACGACGGCAGCCCTGAGCGGTTCAGGCAGGCGTTGTTCCGCGGGCTGGCCGGGATGGTGGAGTTCTGGCTGCTGTACGGCGCGCCTGCGCTGATCTCCTCGCTGGTGTCGCAGCGGGGCAAGCGGCTCGGCGACATCTTCGCGGGCACGATCGTGATCTCCGAGCGGGCGCCGCGCGACAGGGGCCAGATGATCGTGATGCCACCGCCGCTGGCGAGCTGGGCGGCCAGGCTGGAGTTGTCCCAGCTGCCCGACGAGGTGGTCCAGGCCGCCCGGCAGTACCTGTCGCGGTGGCACGACCTCTCGCCGCAGGTGCAGCATGAGATGGGGGTGCGGATCGCGACCCAGGTGGCGGCGTCCGTCTCGCCGGCGGCGCCGCCGGGGGTGCCGCCGCACGCGTACCTGAGCGCCGTCCTGGCCGAGCGCCGCCGGCGGGAGGAAACGCGCCTCGCACAGCGCGCCGGCGCCGCCTCCGCCAACGGCGTGCCGCAGCCAGGCCCGTACCAGACGCCCCAGCCGGGCCCGTACCAGGGAGCTCGACCGGCCGCATACCCGCAGCCTGACCCTTACGGACAGCCCGGCGGTCCCTACGGACAACCTGGCCCTTCTGGACAGCCTGGCGGTCCCTACGGACAACCTGGCCCTTCCGGACAGCCTGGGCCTTATGCGCAGCCCAGGCCGCCGGCGCCCGCCCCGGAGCCGCCGAAGGCGACTCCGGGTGGGTTCGCGCCACCTCAGTAA
- a CDS encoding AAA family ATPase produces the protein MTTSADAARDALGALRAEVSKAVVGQDAVVTGLVIALLCRGHVLLEGVPGVAKTLMVRTLSSALSLDFKRVQFTPDLMPGDVTGSLIYDTKTAEFEFREGPVFTNLLLADEINRTPPKTQAALLEAMEERQVSVEGSARPLPDPFVVCATQNPVEYEGTYQLPEAQLDRFLLKLTVPLPPREQEIMVLERHAGGFDPRDLSEVKAVASAEDLAAGREAAAKVHVAPAVLGYIVDVARATRSSPSLQLGVSPRGATALLAAARAWAWLSGRTYVTPDDVKALARPALRHRVQLRPEAELEGATADGLLDGILASVPVPR, from the coding sequence GTGACGACCTCGGCCGACGCCGCCAGGGACGCGCTCGGCGCGCTGCGGGCCGAGGTGTCCAAGGCCGTGGTGGGGCAGGACGCGGTGGTGACGGGGCTGGTCATCGCGCTGTTGTGCAGGGGGCATGTGCTGCTCGAAGGCGTGCCCGGCGTGGCCAAGACGTTGATGGTGCGTACGCTGTCGTCGGCTTTGTCCTTGGACTTCAAGCGGGTGCAGTTCACGCCCGACCTGATGCCGGGCGACGTGACGGGGTCGTTGATCTACGACACGAAGACCGCGGAGTTCGAGTTTCGCGAGGGGCCGGTGTTCACGAACCTGCTGCTGGCCGACGAGATCAACCGTACGCCGCCGAAGACGCAGGCCGCGCTGCTGGAGGCGATGGAGGAGCGGCAGGTCAGCGTGGAGGGCTCGGCCAGGCCGCTGCCCGACCCGTTCGTGGTGTGCGCGACCCAGAACCCGGTCGAGTACGAGGGCACCTACCAGCTTCCCGAGGCGCAGCTCGACCGGTTCCTGCTGAAGCTGACCGTGCCGCTGCCGCCGCGGGAGCAGGAGATCATGGTGCTGGAGCGGCACGCCGGCGGATTCGACCCGCGTGACCTGTCCGAGGTCAAGGCGGTCGCGTCGGCCGAGGACCTGGCGGCGGGGCGGGAGGCGGCCGCGAAGGTGCACGTGGCGCCCGCGGTGCTCGGTTACATCGTGGACGTGGCCCGCGCCACCAGAAGCTCCCCTTCGCTGCAACTGGGGGTCTCCCCGCGTGGCGCGACGGCGCTGCTGGCCGCCGCGCGGGCGTGGGCGTGGCTGTCCGGCCGCACGTACGTCACGCCGGACGACGTGAAGGCGCTGGCCAGGCCCGCGCTGCGGCACCGCGTGCAGCTCAGGCCGGAGGCCGAGCTGGAGGGCGCGACCGCGGACGGCCTGCTCGACGGCATCCTGGCCTCGGTCCCGGTCCCGCGCTGA
- a CDS encoding LVIVD repeat-containing protein codes for MSTPRRTLVAAAAAFALALTGMPALAADIPPPDTVVMSPNVTHVLNIPKPAPIASTINTDIAFQDGYAYVGNYGGFSIYDIRDPKKATVVSSVVCPGSQMDVSVYGNLLFGAVDSSRNNDSCSSSSQSASIKESWEGVRIFDISDKANPKYIKSVETNCGSHTLTLVPGKGRDKHKNVYVYVSSYLPAENFPDCMPPHDKISIIKVPLDNPTAAAVAATPLVFPDGGNHDQPGLLVPTTGCHDITAYAEKNIAAGACMGDGVLFDISDRLNPKVTARTTDPNFAFWHSATFSNDAKKVVFTDELGGGGAATCNEATGPNKGADAIYEIVNGQLVFKSYFKISRHQADSENCVAHNGSLIPVKGRDIMVQAWYMGGLSIWDFTDAANPKEIGYFERGPRAAGGGGGIWSAYYYNGYIYGADFHEGLDILKINDPLTDSAKYVRTGRLNVQTQESYRGGWH; via the coding sequence GTGTCCACTCCGCGCCGTACCCTCGTAGCGGCAGCGGCGGCTTTCGCGTTAGCGCTGACCGGAATGCCCGCGCTGGCCGCCGACATCCCACCCCCCGACACGGTGGTCATGAGCCCCAACGTGACCCACGTGCTCAACATCCCCAAACCCGCCCCGATCGCAAGCACCATCAACACCGACATCGCCTTCCAGGACGGCTACGCCTACGTCGGCAACTATGGCGGCTTCTCGATCTACGACATCAGGGACCCCAAGAAGGCGACGGTCGTCAGCTCCGTCGTCTGCCCGGGCTCCCAGATGGATGTCAGCGTCTACGGCAACCTGCTGTTCGGCGCCGTCGACTCCTCCCGCAACAACGACTCGTGCAGCAGCTCGTCGCAATCTGCGTCGATCAAGGAGTCGTGGGAGGGCGTACGGATCTTCGACATCTCCGACAAGGCCAACCCGAAGTACATTAAGTCGGTCGAGACCAACTGCGGCTCCCACACCCTGACGTTGGTGCCGGGCAAGGGGCGCGACAAGCACAAGAACGTCTACGTCTACGTGTCGTCATACCTGCCGGCCGAGAACTTCCCGGACTGCATGCCGCCGCATGACAAGATCTCGATCATCAAGGTGCCGCTGGACAACCCGACCGCGGCGGCGGTCGCGGCAACCCCGCTCGTCTTCCCCGACGGCGGCAACCACGATCAGCCCGGCCTGCTCGTGCCGACCACCGGCTGCCACGACATCACCGCCTACGCCGAGAAGAACATCGCGGCGGGCGCGTGCATGGGCGACGGCGTGCTGTTCGACATCTCCGACCGGCTCAACCCGAAGGTCACCGCCAGGACCACGGACCCGAACTTCGCCTTCTGGCACTCGGCCACCTTCAGCAACGACGCCAAGAAGGTCGTCTTCACCGACGAGCTCGGTGGCGGCGGAGCGGCCACCTGCAATGAGGCGACGGGCCCGAACAAGGGCGCGGACGCGATCTACGAGATCGTGAACGGGCAGCTCGTCTTCAAGAGCTACTTCAAGATCTCGCGTCACCAGGCCGACTCCGAGAACTGCGTGGCCCACAACGGCTCGCTCATCCCGGTCAAGGGCCGCGACATCATGGTCCAGGCCTGGTACATGGGCGGGTTGTCGATCTGGGACTTCACCGACGCCGCCAACCCGAAGGAGATCGGCTACTTCGAGCGCGGTCCCCGCGCGGCCGGCGGCGGAGGCGGCATCTGGTCGGCCTACTACTACAACGGCTACATCTACGGGGCCGACTTCCATGAGGGCCTCGACATCCTCAAGATCAACGATCCGCTCACGGACAGCGCCAAGTACGTTCGCACCGGCCGGTTGAACGTGCAGACGCAGGAGTCGTACCGGGGCGGATGGCACTGA
- a CDS encoding DUF4129 domain-containing protein — translation MSPIDREEAARRAAAELLKPDYEKESLVDLLYRHFTQFLGDLVDAATGGGPAGGIIAAMLIGLILVGLIVLISWRLRKTARKNALAGGGLFGERAMTAAEHRQAAERLALEGRWGEAIQERLRAIARDLEERALVDGMPGRTADELAAEAAVALPGFATQLAAAARSFDDVTYGGVPGTREAYESMALLDDHLRQARPAPLTTAAEARVPVGIGAPSGTGVPPGVVPGPAPHGPHRPAGGPAGGPAGGSAGGSAGGSAGGPLSSLSRGPGSGPLGMPSAGSPAGPPTSPSAAPPASPGATPPTSPGAAPPTSPGAAPPTSPGAAPPTMPVAGPRGAQVGEPAVSPAAGSAAGPDGDPSAEPSVERRGDAPHSTGEGPSDEADGRPAGGAADQSGAAEARGEADETGERRAPESGGGQT, via the coding sequence GTGAGCCCGATCGACAGGGAGGAGGCCGCGCGCCGGGCCGCGGCGGAGCTCCTCAAGCCTGACTACGAGAAAGAATCCTTGGTCGACCTGCTCTACCGGCATTTCACGCAGTTCCTGGGCGACCTGGTCGACGCGGCCACGGGCGGCGGGCCGGCGGGCGGGATCATCGCGGCCATGCTGATCGGCCTCATCCTCGTGGGCCTGATCGTGCTGATCTCCTGGCGGCTGCGCAAGACCGCGCGCAAGAACGCGCTCGCCGGCGGCGGACTGTTCGGGGAGCGGGCGATGACCGCGGCCGAGCACCGGCAGGCCGCCGAACGGCTCGCCCTCGAGGGGCGCTGGGGCGAGGCCATCCAGGAACGCCTGCGGGCCATCGCCCGTGACCTGGAAGAACGGGCGCTGGTCGACGGCATGCCGGGACGCACGGCCGACGAGCTGGCCGCGGAGGCGGCGGTGGCCCTGCCGGGGTTCGCCACGCAGCTGGCGGCGGCGGCGCGCTCGTTCGACGACGTCACGTACGGCGGCGTGCCCGGGACGCGCGAGGCCTACGAGTCCATGGCCCTCCTCGACGACCACCTCCGCCAGGCCCGCCCCGCCCCGCTGACCACCGCCGCCGAGGCCCGCGTTCCGGTCGGCATCGGTGCTCCTTCCGGCACCGGGGTTCCGCCGGGCGTCGTCCCTGGCCCCGCGCCGCACGGCCCGCACCGCCCTGCCGGCGGCCCTGCCGGCGGCCCTGCCGGCGGCTCGGCCGGCGGCTCGGCCGGCGGCTCGGCCGGCGGCCCGCTGAGCAGCCTGAGCCGGGGACCCGGCTCAGGACCGCTGGGCATGCCGTCGGCGGGCTCGCCCGCTGGTCCGCCCACGAGCCCCAGCGCGGCACCGCCAGCAAGCCCCGGCGCGACGCCGCCGACGAGCCCCGGCGCGGCGCCGCCGACGAGCCCCGGCGCGGCGCCGCCGACGAGCCCCGGCGCGGCGCCGCCGACGATGCCCGTGGCGGGGCCGCGCGGGGCGCAGGTGGGTGAGCCTGCGGTGAGCCCGGCCGCAGGGTCGGCTGCAGGTCCGGATGGCGATCCGTCCGCGGAGCCATCGGTCGAGCGGCGAGGGGACGCACCCCACTCGACCGGCGAGGGGCCCTCCGACGAAGCCGACGGCAGGCCGGCGGGAGGCGCGGCGGACCAATCCGGCGCAGCGGAGGCGCGGGGTGAGGCTGACGAGACCGGGGAGCGGCGCGCGCCCGAGTCCGGCGGAGGGCAGACGTGA
- a CDS encoding DUF305 domain-containing protein, whose translation MRAALGFIASTVLAGTVIALSGCTSSTPPQAPRADSTAPVIAPGRPGELAKTLSPGEAATAVPSPTANAADVTYVQDMIVHHQQALDMALLAPNRSDSAKLKSLADRIKAAQGPEIQFMTGWLRELDQKVPDHHAAHDGMPGMAAPEQLEALKAATGKNFDRMFLELMINHHLGAIKMSEQVLTSGSHIRIEELASDVSVTQAAEIRRMQEMQSAL comes from the coding sequence GTGCGCGCCGCGCTCGGGTTCATTGCAAGCACGGTCCTTGCAGGCACGGTCATCGCTCTCTCCGGCTGCACCTCCAGTACGCCGCCGCAAGCCCCGCGGGCCGACTCGACCGCGCCCGTGATCGCCCCCGGCCGCCCCGGTGAGCTGGCCAAGACGCTCTCGCCTGGCGAGGCCGCCACCGCCGTGCCCTCACCCACCGCGAACGCCGCCGACGTCACCTACGTGCAGGACATGATCGTCCATCACCAGCAGGCGCTAGACATGGCGTTGCTCGCGCCCAACCGGTCGGACTCGGCCAAGCTCAAGAGCCTGGCCGACCGGATCAAGGCGGCTCAGGGGCCGGAGATCCAGTTCATGACGGGCTGGCTACGCGAGCTGGACCAGAAGGTGCCCGACCATCACGCCGCGCACGACGGCATGCCGGGAATGGCCGCGCCCGAGCAACTCGAGGCACTGAAGGCCGCCACGGGCAAGAACTTCGACCGGATGTTCCTTGAGCTCATGATCAACCACCACCTCGGCGCGATCAAGATGTCCGAACAGGTGCTGACCAGCGGCTCCCACATCAGGATCGAGGAACTGGCCAGTGACGTCAGCGTCACCCAGGCAGCCGAGATCCGCCGCATGCAGGAAATGCAGTCGGCCCTTTAG
- a CDS encoding LVIVD repeat-containing protein produces the protein MLTPRRALILVAAVVALAGSTLPVQAADIPAPGQIVMSPNMEHVTNVPKPEALADIHTDMAFQGDYAYVGNYYGFSIYDVKHPKRTSLVSSVVCPGGQMDVSVYGNLLFGSVDSSRNNDSCSSTSQSATIKESWEGIRIFDVSDKANPKYIKAVETNCGSHTHTLVPDRSRQNVYIYVSSYNPNDTYPDCKTPHDLISIIKVPLNNPTAATVIATPNLFPQGGYGGVPLPYPNGKSATTGCHDITAYPEKGIAAGACMGDGILLDIRNPEQPQVTATVRDEVNFAFWHSATFNNTGTKVIFTDELGGGTRATCNEAIGPNKGANAYYDIVNGQLQFRSYFKIARHQADTENCVAHNGSLIPVKGRDIMVQAWYQGGISVVDFTDSAHPQEIAYFERGPDNTAPALSGGFWSAYYYNGYIYGSDFNLGLDVLKINDPRTNQANWVKMRSLNAQTQASYPGHH, from the coding sequence GTGTTAACCCCGCGCAGGGCCCTCATCCTCGTTGCGGCGGTCGTGGCGCTGGCGGGCAGTACCCTGCCCGTCCAGGCCGCAGACATCCCTGCTCCAGGTCAGATCGTCATGAGCCCCAACATGGAGCACGTCACCAACGTGCCTAAGCCCGAAGCGCTGGCCGATATCCACACGGACATGGCCTTCCAGGGCGACTACGCCTATGTCGGCAACTACTACGGCTTCTCCATCTACGACGTCAAGCACCCGAAGCGGACCTCGCTCGTCAGCTCCGTGGTCTGCCCGGGCGGCCAGATGGACGTGTCCGTCTACGGCAACCTGCTGTTCGGCTCCGTCGACTCCTCCCGGAACAACGACTCGTGCAGCAGCACGTCGCAGTCTGCGACGATCAAGGAGTCGTGGGAGGGCATACGGATCTTCGACGTCTCGGACAAGGCCAATCCGAAGTACATCAAGGCGGTCGAGACCAACTGCGGTTCGCACACCCACACACTGGTGCCCGACCGCTCGCGTCAGAACGTCTACATCTACGTCTCGTCCTACAACCCGAACGACACGTACCCGGACTGCAAGACGCCGCACGACCTGATCTCGATCATCAAGGTGCCGCTGAACAACCCGACGGCCGCGACCGTGATCGCCACGCCGAACCTGTTCCCGCAGGGCGGCTACGGCGGTGTCCCGCTGCCCTACCCCAACGGGAAGTCGGCCACGACCGGCTGCCACGACATCACGGCCTACCCGGAGAAGGGCATCGCGGCGGGCGCCTGCATGGGTGACGGCATCCTGCTCGACATCCGCAACCCCGAGCAGCCCCAGGTCACCGCGACCGTGCGCGACGAGGTGAACTTCGCGTTCTGGCACTCGGCGACCTTCAACAACACGGGCACGAAGGTGATCTTCACCGACGAGCTCGGCGGCGGCACCCGGGCCACCTGCAACGAGGCCATCGGGCCGAACAAGGGCGCCAACGCGTACTACGACATCGTGAACGGGCAGCTCCAGTTCAGGAGCTACTTCAAGATCGCACGGCACCAGGCCGACACGGAGAACTGCGTGGCCCACAACGGCTCGCTGATCCCGGTCAAGGGCCGCGACATCATGGTGCAGGCGTGGTACCAGGGCGGCATCTCGGTGGTCGACTTCACCGACTCGGCGCACCCGCAGGAGATCGCCTACTTCGAGCGGGGACCGGACAACACCGCGCCGGCCCTCAGCGGCGGCTTCTGGTCGGCGTACTACTACAACGGCTACATCTACGGCTCCGACTTCAACCTGGGCCTGGATGTGCTGAAGATCAATGACCCGCGGACGAACCAGGCGAACTGGGTCAAGATGCGTTCCCTGAACGCGCAGACGCAGGCTTCGTACCCCGGCCACCACTGA